AAGACTACTCCGGTGCCGATTTTATATTCTACCTACCTATTGATACTTGGAACAATGCACGAAAATTCGTGCAGATTGTTCACCCGGAAGTTGTCTTCTTTGTAAAGTATGAGTTTTGGTACTTTATGCTTAATAGGTTGAAGAAGGAGGGTGTCAAACTTTATCTTATTTCTGCGCTTTTTCGTCCTGATCAACTTTTTTTCAAGCGATACGGCATGTGGTACCGAAGAATGCTGAAGTGCTTTACCCACATTTTTGTTCAAAACGAACAATCGGAATCGCTGCTTCTGTCCATTGGCTATTCCCACGTTTCTGTTTCGGGCGATACCCGTTTCGATCGTGTTAACCAAATTGTATCCAAGGCAAAGGAGTTGCCCTTAATTAACTCTTTTAAAAGTGGCAAAACAACACTCGTTGCTGGTAGCACTTGGCCCAAGGATGAAGAACTTATCGCCCAGTGGTTCCGCCAAAGCAATAGCAAAGTGAAGTTGACCATTGCGCCACACGAAATTGATGAAAACCATATACAGTCTATAATCCAGCTGTTTAACGGAATTAACGTTGCGCGCTACACACAGGCAACCGAGCAAGAGGCCTCAACAGCGCAAGTATTAATTATCGATACCATAGGAATACTCTCCTCTGTATACCGCTATGGGGAACTGGCCTACATTGGTGGTGGATTTGGCGCTGGTATTCACAACACACTTGAGGCTGCAACCTGGGGGATCCCAGTAATTTTTGGACCACGCTACCAGAAATTCAAGGAGGCCAATGACCTTATTATTGGAGGAGG
This genomic stretch from Williamwhitmania sp. harbors:
- a CDS encoding glycosyltransferase N-terminal domain-containing protein, encoding MVFLYTLGIRLYIVLVNIAAPFNPKAKLWLKGRRNLFARLSASIHKDDRIAWFHCASLGEFEQGRPVIEGFRAKHPDFKILVTFFSPSGYEVRKDYSGADFIFYLPIDTWNNARKFVQIVHPEVVFFVKYEFWYFMLNRLKKEGVKLYLISALFRPDQLFFKRYGMWYRRMLKCFTHIFVQNEQSESLLLSIGYSHVSVSGDTRFDRVNQIVSKAKELPLINSFKSGKTTLVAGSTWPKDEELIAQWFRQSNSKVKLTIAPHEIDENHIQSIIQLFNGINVARYTQATEQEASTAQVLIIDTIGILSSVYRYGELAYIGGGFGAGIHNTLEAATWGIPVIFGPRYQKFKEANDLIIGGGGFSISGLPDLTSTFEMLLNQPEKLQQCSLFARTYVEMKQGSTERILNSISIS